A genomic region of Oryza glaberrima chromosome 1, OglaRS2, whole genome shotgun sequence contains the following coding sequences:
- the LOC127755566 gene encoding GDSL esterase/lipase At1g28600-like, with the protein MDSSSTSGRKGGGLLLSPPPAAVVVAVVVLLSAAEAATEEPCYPRLFSFGDSLTDTGNFAFIYGNDSREPALRPPYGETFFHRATGRFSDGRLVVDFIADALGLPFVRPYLSGRTAGDFACGANFAVGGATALSPAFFRARGVPMADIVHLDMEMKWFRDLLKLLCPGDLARCTGMMNQSLFLVGEIGGNDYNLPLLSGVSITKIRSFTPSVIAKISSTITELIGLGAKTLVVPGNLPIGCVPNYLMIFKSGKKEDYEPETGCLRWMNEFSQYHNKLLIDELEKLRKLHPDVAIIYADYYGAAMEVFLSPEQFGIEDPLTACCGGGGPYGVSGTARCGYGEYKVCDDPQKFGSWDGFHPSEAAYKAIAIGLLRGSYTQPSFATTTNSCPQITELSSSVEYKNCRTVLHRMAVAQVIGWLLLFLLCF; encoded by the exons ATGgattcctcctccacctccgggaggaagggaggaggactcctcctctcgccgccgccggcggcggtagttgtggcggtggtggtgctccTGTCTGCGGcagaggcggcgacggaggagccGTGCTACCCGCGGCTGTTCAGCTTTGGGGACTCGCTGACGGACACGGGCAACTTCGCCTTCATCTACGGCAACGACTCCCGCGAGCCGGCGCTCCGCCCGCCCTACGGCGAGACCTTCTTCCACCGCGCCACCGGAAGATTCTccgacggccgcctcgtcgtcgatTTCATCG CGGACGCGCTGGGGCTGCCGTTCGTGCGGCCGTACTTGAGCGGGCGGACCGCGGGGGACTTCGCATGCGGGGCCAACTTCGCGGTGGGCGGCGCCACGGCGCTCAGCCCGGCCTTCTTCCGGGCGAGAGGGGTGCCCATGGCTGACATCGTGCACCTCGACATGGAGATGAAGTGGTTTCGTGATCTGCTGAAACTGCTCTGCCCCGGCGACCTGGCCC GTTGCACGGGCATGATGAATCAATCTCTTTTCCTGGTCGGAGAAATTGGGGGCAATGATTACAACCTACCTCTTCTCAGCGGGGTGTCCATTACAAAGATTCGCAGCTTCACTCCGAGTGTCATTGCCAAAATTTCTTCTACAATCACC GAATTGATTGGGCTTGGAGCCAAGACGCTGGTTGTTCCTGGTAACCTCCCCATTGGATGTGTTCCAAATTACCTCATGATATTCAAGAGTGGTAAGAAGGAAGATTATGAGCCAGAGACAGGTTGCCTCAGGTGGATGAACGAGTTCTCGcaataccacaacaaacttcttatagatgaattggaaaAGTTACGCAAGCTTCATCCTGATGTGGCCATCATCTATGCTGATTACTATGGAGCTGCCATGGAAGTTTTCCTTTCCCCTGAACAATTTG GAATCGAAGATCCTTTGACAGCTTGTTGTGGTGGAGGAGGACCGTATGGTGTATCTGGAACTGCAAGATGTGGATATGGTGAATACAAGGTGTGCGATGACCCACAAAAGTTTGGGTCATGGGATGGCTTCCATCCATCAGAAGCTGCATACAAGGCCATTGCAATTGGACTGCTACGAGGTTCATATACACAACCTTCATTTGCTACCACCACTAATTCGTGCCCGCAAATTACTGAGCTCAGTTCTTCTGTTGAATACAAG AACTGCAGAACTGTTCTACACAGAATGGCTGTTGCCCAAGTGATTGGCTGGCTCTTGTTATTCCTTCTCTGTTTTTAG
- the LOC127755593 gene encoding GDSL esterase/lipase At1g28600-like, with product MVSSTSGGLSPPAVVLAVAVVLSAAASRALAAPCYPRVFCFGDSLTDTGNIAFLYGNDSRRPSLWPPYGETFFHRATGRSSNGRLIIDFIAEAMGLPFVRPYWGGQTAGNFASGANFAVGGATALSPEFFRERGVPMDDDTVHLDMEMEWFRDMLGMLCTGGDMDGCKGMMNQSLFLVGEIGGNDYNLPLMSGMSIEKIRNFTPSVIAKISSIITELIGLGAKTLVVPSNIPIGCIPMYLMQFESDKKEDYEPKIGCLRWMNEFSQYHNKLLVDELENLRKLHPDVTIIYADYYGAAMEVFLSPERFGIEDPLVACCGGRGPYGVSASVRCGYGEYKVCDDPAKYASWDGFHPSEAAYKGIAIGLLQGSYTQPPIVSITNSCPQIIGLGSSVEHKAMYDL from the exons ATGGTCTCCTCTACTTCCGGAGgactctcgccgccggcggttgTGCTGGCCGTGGCGGTTGtgctgtcggcggcggcgtcacgggCGCTGGCGGCGCCGTGCTACCCGCGCGTGTTCTGCTTCGGGGACTCGCTTACAGACACCGGCAACATCGCTTTCCTCTACGGCAACGACTCCCGCCGGCCCTCGCTGTGGCCACCCTACGGCGAGACCTTCTTCCACCGCGCCACCGGCCGCTCCTCCAACGGCCGCCTCATCATCGACTTCATCG cTGAAGCGATGGGGCTGCCGTTCGTGCGGCCGTACTGGGGCGGGCAGACCGCGGGGAACTTCGCCAGCGGGGCCAACTTCGCGGTGGGCGGCGCCACGGCGCTCAGCCCGGAGTTCTTCCGGGAGAGAGGGGTGCCCATGGACGACGACACCGTGCACCTCGACATGGAGATGGAGTGGTTCCGTGATATGCTCGGCATGCTCTGCACCGGCGGCGACATGGACG GTTGCAAGGGCATGATGAATCAATCTCTTTTCCTGGTTGGAGAAATCGGAGGCAATGATTACAACCTTCCTCTTATGAGCGGCATGTCCATTGAAAAGATTCGCAACTTCACTCCTAGTGTCATTGCCAAAATTTCTTCCATAATCACC GAATTGATTGGACTTGGGGCCAAGACACTAGTTGTTCCCAGTAACATCCCAATTGGATGTATTCCAATGTACCTCATGCAATTTGAGAGTGATAAGAAGGAAGATTATGAGCCAAAGATAGGTTGCCTTAGGTGGATGAATGAGTTCTCGcaataccacaacaaacttcTTGTAGATGAATTGGAAAACTTGCGCAAGCTTCATCCTGATGTGACCATCATCTATGCCGATTACTATGGAGCTGCCATGGAAGTTTTCCTTTCCCCTGAACGATTTG GAATTGAGGATCCTTTGGTCGCTTGCTGTGGTGGAAGAGGACCTTATGGTGTATCTGCATCTGTACGCTGTGGATATGGCGAATACAAAGTGTGTGATGACCCAGCAAAATATGCATCGTGGGATGGCTTCCATCCATCAGAAGCTGCATACAAGGGCATTGCAATTGGCCTGCTACAGGGTTCATACACTCAACCTCCAATTGTTAGCATCACTAATTCTTGTCCGCAGATAATTGGCCTTGGTTCCTCTGTTGAACACAAGGCCATGTACGACTTGTAA